The genome window AGTGTAAATGGAGTTATTATCCAGAAAGTAACGTTAGAGAAATCACTTCAAAATTCCGGGAGTTACAAATTCCTTGTGATGCTATTTATTTGGATATCGATTACATGGACGGCTTCCGTTGTTTTACGTGGGATAAGGAGAAGTTTCCTAACCCTACTAAAATGATTAGTGATCTAAGGGAAGAAGGTTTTAAGACCATAGCCATTATAGATCCGGGAATCAAGGTAGATCCAGATTATTATGTCTACAAAGAAGCTATGGAAAACGATTACTTCTGTAAACGTGCTGATGGTCCTTATATGAAAGGAAAGGTCTGGCCAGGAGAATGTTATTTCCCAGATTATACCAACCCTAAAGTAAGAACTTGGTGGGCAGATTTATTCAAAGGTCTCATTGCAGATAATGGACTTGCTGGTATCTGGAATGATATGAACGAACCTGCGGTGATGGAGGTTCCTAATAAAACTTTTCCAAATGATGTACGTCATGACTATGACGGTCATCCTTGTTCTCACAGAAAAGCACATAACATCTACGGTGCTCAAATGGCTAGGGCTACGTATGAAGGTGTCAAGAAGTATATATATCCTAAACGTCCATTTGTCATCACAAGATCTGCTTATTCTGGTACACAACGATATTCCTCCAGCTGGTTTGGTGATAATATAGCAACTTGGGAACATTTGAGTATTGCAAATATTCAAGCGCAACGCATGGCACTTTCAGGAATGTCATTTGCAGGATCTGACATAGGTGGTTTTGCAGAGCAGCCTACAGGGGAGCTTTTTGTAAGATGGATTGCCCTTGGTATTTTTCACCCCTTTTGTCGTGTGCACTCTAGTGGTGATCATGGAGATCAAGAACCCTGGACGTTTGATGAGGATGTGACCAATATCACTAGAAAATTTATCGAGCTGCGATACAAGTTACTCCCTTATCTCTACACTGCCTTCTGGCAATATGCTGAAGAAGGAACTCCTATGTTGAAATCACTAGTGGTGTACGATCAAGAAGATGCACAGACACATTATAGAAATGACGAATTTATTTTTGGAGATCAAATCCTAGTTTGTCCCATATTAGAACCTAACGCCAAAGGTCGTAGAATGTACATACCTCGAGGGGAATGGTACAATTTCTGGACTCGTGAAACGATTACTGGAGGAAAAGAAGCATGGGTAGATGCCGATATAGATGAGATCCCTTTATTCGTTAAGGCTGGTTCCATCATCCCGCGCTATCCTGTAATGCAATATGTAGGAGAGAAGAAAATAGAGTTCTTAACTTTAGACGTTTATTATACCATAGGTAAAGAAAAATCGGTGGTTTATGAAGACGCAGCAGATGGGTATGATTATAAAAAGGGCCGTTTTAGTCTTAGAAATTTAAGTTTTAAAGGCAAGGAAAAAGAGATCATTATTTCTCAATATAAAGATGGAAAATATGCGGCAGAATATGAAACCTTGCGTTTTAACTTTATAGGCTTACCATTTGAAATCAACTATGTAGAAGTAGATAATGTAAAAGTTTCATTGGAAGATTTGAAATACGATCAAAAAACTGAAACCCTATATGTAGACAAGAATTTTGCAGAGCTGCACATTGTAGGGAAATAAAATTTTAAGTTATTCAGTTATAAAAGAGAGGTCGAGAGGCTTCTCTTTTTTTTATAAATGCTTTTTGAAAAAGTATTTTTTGTTTTATCGCTTTCGCGAAAGCGGAACACTAATAAGCTTCCAGAACCCATTCTTGCGAAGGAGATTTTTAGCACTAAAAATATTATAGTTAAAAAGGTATAAAATTAAATTTTGGAAAATTAAATGCTTTAATATTGCACTCGAAATGCAAATAAAAGTCAGAAATTTTTCTATAATAACGATGTTGTTCGTTTTTGGATTCCAATTATTGGGTGTCCATAGCTTTGCATCTAACGCCGCTTTTGACTTCAACCATGCTGAAGTAATTGATGATTCGATTACAACACAAAATAAAGAATTTACTACTGACCCTTTATCAGATCCTATTTATTTCTTTGCAGAATATCTGGAAGAAGTAGGAGAAGAAGATCTTGAAGAAGAAAGTAATCCAAAAGAGTTTTTAAGTAATTTTTCTCATTTAAAAAGTAATTCCCCTTATAGAATTGCTCTTCAAACTATAGAGGCTGATTGTAAATTTTACTCTCGTAAAAACCAGCCTCCGTTTTCACTTCCTTTATACATAAAGTATCTGGTTTTTAGACTGTGATATTGATGAACTGAGATAGGCAAGCCTTCTCAGTAAACTTTTATTATATCAGCCACTTGTTTTCTATAACATAATTAGAACATGGTTGTAATTCACTCATCACTTATCATCATCAAAATATTAAATTAACATGAAGCAAGTTATTTTGCTAATCGTTGCATGCGTCTTATTATCAAGCTGTAACGAGCATAAAGAAAACCATCACAAAGAAGTAAAACATTTAGTAACGAGTCCCATACAACTAGATACCACTATTACTAAGGATTACGTAAGTCAGATTCATTCTATTAGACATATTGAATTAAGAGCTCTAGAAAGAGGCTACTTACAGCATATAGCCGTAGGTGAAGGACAATTAGTTAGAAAAGGGCAGTTAATGTTTCAAGTAATGCCTAATGTTTACAAGGCAGAGCTCTCAAAAGCAGAGGCCGAAGCAGAGGCGGTTGGTATTGAGTATAACAACACTAAACTTCTAGTTGAAAATAAAATCGTTTCCCCTAACGAGTTAGCTCTGGCAAAAGCAAAGAAAGACAAAGCACAAGCGGAAGTCTTAATGGCTCAAACTCATTTGGGTTTTACAACAATTAAAGCTCCTTTTGAAGGTATTATTGATCATTTTTTAGTGCGAGAAGGAAGTTTGCTAGATGAAGGCGAGTTGCTTACTACATTATCTGATAACAGTCAGATGTGGGTTTATTTTAATCTTCCAGAATCTGAGTATTTAGATTACATGATGAATGGTCATAGGGATGATAAAACCCAAGTAGGTTTATTGCTGGCTAACAATCGTGAATTTAATCACAAAGGAATAGTAGAAACTATAGAAGGAGAATTTAATAACGAAACAGGAAACATAGCTTTTAGAGCTACTTTTCCTAATCCAGATAGAATTTTACGTCATGGTGAGACGGGTAGTATTTTAATGACCCTGCCGCTCAAAAATGCTATTATTATTCCGCAAAAAGCAACCTTTGAAGTTCTAGATAAGAAATTTGTTTTTGTGATTGATAAGGATAATATCATACGTCAGAGAGAAATTAAAGTAGGAGCAGAGTTGCCACATCTTTTTGTTGTTGAAAAAGGTCTTACGGTAAAAGACAAGGTGTTGCTTGAGGGGTTGAGATTAGTGAAAGTAGGAGAGAAGATTTCTTACGATTTTGTGCCTCCTGCAGAAGCCATTTCCAACTTAGGACTCTACGCAGAGTAATACCAACTTAAAAATACCAACAGATGTTTAGCAGATTTTTAAAACGGCCAGTACTGGCCATCGTTATTGCTATTGTGATTGTTTTTATGGGCTTATTGTCTATCAATAAATTACCAGTTTCACAATTTCCAGAAATAGCACCTACTACAGTAAATATATTTATAGCTTATCCAGGTTCAAGTGCAGAGGTGCTGGTCAACTCTACACTTATTCCTTTAGAAACAGCCATTAACGGTGTTCAAGACATGAGGTATATCGCTTCTGATGCTACCAGTGCAGGAGAAGCGACTATACGTATTATTTTTGAGCCAGGAACTGATCCTAATGAAGCGGTTGTAAGGGTAAAAACTCGTGTGGATCAAGTCATGCCCTTATTGCCAGAATTAGTGCAGCGGGAAGGAGTTATCATCACTCCAGTGCAACCGAGTATGTTGATGTATGTCAACTTGTTCAGTGATGCAGATAAAAATGATGAAAAATTCCTTTATAATTATTCTTACACTAAAATCATACCTGAGATTCAACGTATTGAAGGAATTGCTAGTGCTCAAATATTGGGAAGCCGTAAGTACGCAATGCGGGTATGGTTAAAACCAGATCGAATGAGAGCCTACAACATCTCTGCCGAAGAAGTTCTACAAGCTATGGACGAGCAAAGTGTCATCGCGAGACCAGGAAGAATAGGGCAAAGCTCTGGGATCGAAGCACAATCTCTGGAATATGTATTGACCTATGAAGGCCGTTATAATAAAGAAGAGCAGTATAAAGAGATCATTATAAAAGCAAATTCTGAAGGAGAAATTCTCAAACTCAAAGATATTGCTGAGGTAGAATTAGGTAGCGAGTTTTTTGATATTTATTCTAATCTAGATGGAAAACCATCTGCTTCTATTGTATTGAAGCAAACTCTAGGAAGTAATGCCAGTGAGGTTATTCAAAAAGTAAAAGATAAATTAAAAGAATTTGAGACCGAATTACCGCCAGGTGTGGCATACAAAATTAGTTATGATGTATCTAATTTTCTAGATGCTTCTATCGAGCAAGTAATTCATACGTTGAGAGATGCTTTTATACTGGTTGCGATAGTGGTATTCCTGTTTCTGGGAGATTGGAGATCCACGCTTATTCCT of Nonlabens sp. Ci31 contains these proteins:
- a CDS encoding efflux RND transporter periplasmic adaptor subunit yields the protein MKQVILLIVACVLLSSCNEHKENHHKEVKHLVTSPIQLDTTITKDYVSQIHSIRHIELRALERGYLQHIAVGEGQLVRKGQLMFQVMPNVYKAELSKAEAEAEAVGIEYNNTKLLVENKIVSPNELALAKAKKDKAQAEVLMAQTHLGFTTIKAPFEGIIDHFLVREGSLLDEGELLTTLSDNSQMWVYFNLPESEYLDYMMNGHRDDKTQVGLLLANNREFNHKGIVETIEGEFNNETGNIAFRATFPNPDRILRHGETGSILMTLPLKNAIIIPQKATFEVLDKKFVFVIDKDNIIRQREIKVGAELPHLFVVEKGLTVKDKVLLEGLRLVKVGEKISYDFVPPAEAISNLGLYAE
- a CDS encoding glycoside hydrolase family 31 protein — its product is MITNTELHSQGNVFPGKLTSFDHVVDTLTFHADNGVILRVQIFRDSLLRFKYGTGGKLEKDFSYAVEATSNRGYNKLSVVEKKNYYEITTSKIVCHIAKKDLKSRIFDLTGKIICEDELGFHYEESYKYGGEIVKMSKKAQPGESYYGLGDKPADNNLRAKRFEMWGTDQYAFGKHTDPLYKNVPFYVGLQNKIAYGIFFDNTFRSFFDFAQERHHVTSFWAQGGNMDYYFIYGPDVNSVVSGYTELTGKPELPPLWALGFHQCKWSYYPESNVREITSKFRELQIPCDAIYLDIDYMDGFRCFTWDKEKFPNPTKMISDLREEGFKTIAIIDPGIKVDPDYYVYKEAMENDYFCKRADGPYMKGKVWPGECYFPDYTNPKVRTWWADLFKGLIADNGLAGIWNDMNEPAVMEVPNKTFPNDVRHDYDGHPCSHRKAHNIYGAQMARATYEGVKKYIYPKRPFVITRSAYSGTQRYSSSWFGDNIATWEHLSIANIQAQRMALSGMSFAGSDIGGFAEQPTGELFVRWIALGIFHPFCRVHSSGDHGDQEPWTFDEDVTNITRKFIELRYKLLPYLYTAFWQYAEEGTPMLKSLVVYDQEDAQTHYRNDEFIFGDQILVCPILEPNAKGRRMYIPRGEWYNFWTRETITGGKEAWVDADIDEIPLFVKAGSIIPRYPVMQYVGEKKIEFLTLDVYYTIGKEKSVVYEDAADGYDYKKGRFSLRNLSFKGKEKEIIISQYKDGKYAAEYETLRFNFIGLPFEINYVEVDNVKVSLEDLKYDQKTETLYVDKNFAELHIVGK